Proteins co-encoded in one Cupriavidus nantongensis genomic window:
- a CDS encoding NADH-quinone oxidoreductase subunit M, with protein MVLSFSIWLPVFFGLLILAFGSDRSPGFVRWMSLFGSIASFVVTLPLVFNFDRATAAMQFVEKANWIERFNIHYLLGVDGLSMWFVVLTAFITVIVVISAWEVITERVAEYMASFLILSGLMVGVFCALDGMLFYVFFEATLIPMYIIIGVWGGPNRVYAAFKFFLYTLLGSLLTLVALLYLYNKTGTFEILQWHQAKLSMNEQIALFLAFFVAFAVKVPMWPVHTWLPDAHVEAPTGGSVVLAAIMLKLGAYGFLRFSLPIAPDASHYLAPFIITISLIAVIYIGLVALVQADMKKLVAYSSIAHMGFVTLGFFIFSDIGVEGGIVQMISHGFISGAMFLCIGVLYDRVHSRQIADYGGVVNTMPKFAALSVFFAMANCGLPATSGFVGEFMVILGAVKFNFWIGLLAATALILGAAYSLWMVKRVIFGDVVHQHVRELADLNKREFVMLGLLAIMTLYMGLHPKPFTDVMHPSVVNLLQHAAQSKL; from the coding sequence ATGGTTCTGTCTTTCTCAATCTGGCTGCCTGTCTTCTTCGGCCTGCTGATCCTGGCCTTCGGCTCGGACCGCAGCCCCGGCTTCGTGCGCTGGATGTCGCTGTTCGGCTCGATCGCCAGCTTCGTCGTCACGCTGCCGCTGGTGTTCAACTTCGACCGCGCCACCGCGGCGATGCAGTTCGTCGAGAAGGCGAACTGGATCGAGCGCTTCAACATCCACTACCTGCTGGGCGTTGACGGCCTGTCGATGTGGTTCGTGGTGCTGACCGCCTTCATCACGGTGATCGTGGTGATCTCGGCCTGGGAAGTGATCACCGAGCGCGTGGCCGAGTACATGGCGTCGTTCCTGATCCTGTCGGGCCTCATGGTGGGCGTGTTCTGCGCGCTCGACGGCATGCTGTTCTACGTGTTCTTCGAAGCCACGCTGATCCCGATGTACATCATCATCGGCGTCTGGGGCGGCCCGAACCGTGTCTACGCGGCCTTCAAGTTCTTCCTGTACACGCTGCTGGGCTCGCTGCTGACGCTGGTCGCGCTGCTGTACCTGTACAACAAGACCGGCACCTTCGAGATCCTGCAGTGGCACCAGGCCAAGCTGTCGATGAACGAGCAGATCGCGCTGTTCCTGGCCTTCTTCGTCGCCTTCGCGGTCAAGGTGCCGATGTGGCCGGTGCACACCTGGCTGCCCGACGCCCACGTCGAGGCGCCGACCGGCGGCTCGGTGGTGCTGGCCGCGATCATGCTGAAGCTGGGCGCCTACGGCTTCCTGCGCTTCTCGCTGCCGATCGCGCCTGACGCCAGCCACTACCTGGCCCCGTTCATCATCACCATCTCGCTGATCGCGGTGATCTACATCGGCCTGGTGGCACTGGTGCAGGCCGACATGAAGAAGCTGGTGGCGTACTCGTCGATCGCCCACATGGGCTTCGTCACGCTGGGCTTCTTTATCTTCAGCGACATCGGCGTCGAAGGCGGCATCGTGCAGATGATCTCGCACGGCTTTATCTCGGGCGCGATGTTCCTGTGCATCGGCGTGCTGTACGACCGCGTGCACTCGCGCCAGATCGCCGACTACGGCGGCGTGGTCAACACCATGCCCAAGTTCGCGGCGCTGTCGGTGTTCTTCGCCATGGCCAACTGCGGCCTGCCGGCCACCTCCGGTTTCGTCGGCGAATTCATGGTGATCCTGGGCGCGGTCAAGTTCAACTTCTGGATCGGCCTGCTGGCCGCCACCGCGCTGATCCTGGGCGCCGCCTACTCGCTGTGGATGGTCAAGCGCGTCATCTTCGGCGACGTCGTGCACCAGCACGTGCGCGAGCTGGCCGACCTGAACAAGCGTGAGTTCGTCATGCTCGGCCTGCTGGCCATCATGACGCTGTACATGGGCCTGCACCCGAAGCCCTTTACCGACGTGATGCACCCGTCCGTGGTCAACCTGCTGCAGCACGCGGCGCAGTCCAAGCTGTAA
- a CDS encoding MaoC family dehydratase: MRTIATLEELEGLQGQEVAVSDWIEVTQQQVNQFAEATGDHQWIHIDVERAKKESPYGGPIAHGFLTLSLLPKFMHNALSMPSKIGVNYGLNRVRFTAPVPVGSKLRARIKLLKVERLDPLPKSPELVGAQSTWEVTVEREGSERPVCIAESITRRYG, translated from the coding sequence ATGCGTACCATCGCAACGCTGGAAGAACTGGAAGGGCTGCAGGGCCAGGAAGTCGCAGTCAGCGACTGGATCGAGGTGACCCAGCAGCAGGTCAACCAGTTTGCCGAGGCCACCGGCGACCACCAGTGGATCCACATCGACGTGGAGCGCGCGAAAAAAGAATCGCCCTATGGCGGCCCGATCGCGCACGGCTTCCTGACGCTGTCGCTGCTGCCCAAGTTCATGCACAACGCGCTCAGCATGCCGTCCAAGATCGGCGTCAACTACGGGCTCAACCGGGTGCGCTTTACCGCACCGGTGCCGGTCGGCAGCAAGCTGCGCGCGCGCATCAAGCTGCTCAAGGTCGAGCGCCTGGATCCGCTGCCGAAATCGCCCGAGCTGGTCGGCGCGCAGTCCACCTGGGAGGTCACGGTGGAACGTGAGGGCAGCGAGCGCCCGGTGTGCATCGCCGAGTCGATCACCCGCCGTTACGGTTGA
- the cyoA gene encoding ubiquinol oxidase subunit II, with the protein MKKPILPRWTRFLPCLGLLLLAGCNMTLLDPKGQVGVDIKGIILIATWLMLLVVVPVIVLTLVFAWKYRASNTSARYEPDWSHSTAIEVVVWLIPCLIIIALGIITWKSSHDLDPYKPLESSKKPVTVEVVALNWKWLFIYPELNIATVNQIAFPVDTPVNFKITSDSIMNSFFIPQLGSQVYAMAGMETKLHLIANEAGSYDGVSANYSGGGFSGMKFKAIAMSNYDFDQWVAKVRASSTELGVEGYQTLAQPSEKEPVAYYGKVEDQLFRHILHKYMGHGGAALAADGFKGGPICTSRNTLGEEQLSLTTPAAQPAGA; encoded by the coding sequence ATGAAGAAACCCATACTGCCGCGGTGGACGCGGTTCCTGCCTTGCCTTGGCCTGCTCCTGCTCGCCGGCTGCAACATGACGCTGCTCGACCCGAAAGGGCAGGTCGGCGTCGACATCAAAGGCATCATCCTGATCGCCACCTGGCTGATGCTGCTGGTGGTGGTGCCGGTGATCGTGCTGACGCTGGTGTTCGCCTGGAAGTACCGCGCCAGCAATACCTCGGCACGCTATGAACCCGACTGGTCGCACTCGACCGCGATCGAAGTGGTGGTGTGGCTGATCCCCTGCCTGATCATCATCGCGCTGGGCATCATCACCTGGAAGTCCTCGCACGACCTCGACCCGTACAAGCCGCTGGAATCGAGCAAGAAGCCGGTCACGGTCGAAGTGGTGGCGCTGAACTGGAAGTGGCTGTTCATCTATCCGGAACTGAACATCGCCACCGTCAACCAGATCGCCTTCCCGGTCGACACCCCGGTGAACTTCAAGATCACCTCGGATTCGATCATGAATTCGTTCTTCATCCCGCAACTGGGCAGCCAGGTGTACGCCATGGCCGGGATGGAAACCAAGCTCCACCTGATCGCCAACGAAGCCGGCAGCTATGACGGCGTGTCCGCCAACTACAGCGGCGGCGGCTTCTCGGGCATGAAGTTCAAGGCCATCGCCATGTCGAACTACGACTTCGACCAGTGGGTGGCCAAGGTTCGCGCCTCGTCGACCGAACTGGGCGTCGAAGGCTACCAGACGCTGGCGCAACCCAGCGAGAAGGAGCCGGTCGCGTACTACGGCAAGGTGGAAGACCAGCTGTTCCGCCACATCCTGCACAAGTACATGGGCCACGGCGGCGCCGCACTGGCCGCCGACGGGTTCAAGGGCGGCCCGATCTGCACGTCGCGCAACACCCTCGGTGAAGAGCAGCTGTCCTTGACCACGCCGGCCGCGCAGCCGGCAGGCGCGTAA
- the cyoB gene encoding cytochrome o ubiquinol oxidase subunit I gives MFGKLSLSAIPFHEPIIMVVLAGVAVGGAALLGAITYFKKWGYLWNEWFTSVDHKKIGVMYCLVALIMLLRGFADAVMMRTQLALATNGATGVLPPEHYDQIFTAHGVIMIFFVAMPLMTGLMNLVVPLQIGARDVAFPFLNTLSFWLFVAGAMLVNISLGVGEFAKTGWLAYPPLSGIDYSPGVGVDYYLWSLQISGLGTLLTGVNFLVTILRMRAPGMTLMRMPVFTWTALCTNVLIVAAFPVLTVTLALLGLDRYLGMHFFTNDGGGNAMMYVNLIWIWGHPEVYILILPAFGIFSEVIATFSGKKLFGYKGMVYATAAIMVLSFIVWLHHFFTMGSGANVNAFFGITTMIISIPTGVKIFNWLFTMYRGRVQMTSPVLWTLGFMITFVIGGMTGVLMAVPAADFVLHNSLFLIAHFHNVIIGGVLFGYLAGITYWWPKAFGFKLNERLGKASFWCWLVGFYFAFMPLYVLGLMGMTRRLNHTDNPAWTPWLYLAVVGVVFVALGIFFQVLQIVVSIRDRKKLADVTGDPWGGRTLEWATSSPPPFYNFAHTPVVRDLDAFADMKARGETLPTEGYEKIHMPKNTGAGFIIGAFSLVFGFALTWHIWWLAIVGLVGMIWAFIHRSNDDHIDYYVPATEVEQIETRHLQRIASQA, from the coding sequence ATGTTTGGCAAGTTGAGTTTGTCGGCGATTCCGTTTCATGAGCCGATCATCATGGTCGTGCTGGCCGGTGTCGCCGTGGGCGGTGCCGCGCTGCTGGGCGCGATCACCTATTTCAAGAAGTGGGGCTATCTCTGGAACGAGTGGTTCACCTCGGTCGATCACAAGAAGATCGGCGTGATGTACTGCCTGGTGGCGCTGATCATGCTGCTGCGCGGCTTTGCCGACGCGGTCATGATGCGCACCCAGCTGGCGCTGGCCACCAACGGCGCCACCGGCGTGCTGCCGCCCGAGCACTACGACCAGATCTTCACCGCCCACGGCGTGATCATGATCTTCTTCGTGGCCATGCCGCTGATGACCGGCCTGATGAACCTGGTCGTGCCGCTGCAGATCGGCGCGCGCGACGTGGCGTTCCCGTTCCTGAACACGCTGTCGTTCTGGCTGTTCGTGGCGGGCGCCATGCTGGTCAACATCTCGCTGGGCGTCGGTGAGTTCGCCAAGACCGGCTGGCTGGCCTACCCGCCGCTGTCGGGAATCGACTACAGCCCGGGCGTAGGGGTGGACTATTACCTCTGGAGCTTGCAGATCTCAGGGCTGGGCACGCTGCTGACCGGCGTGAACTTCCTGGTGACGATCCTGCGCATGCGCGCGCCTGGCATGACGCTGATGCGCATGCCGGTGTTCACCTGGACCGCGCTGTGCACCAACGTGCTGATCGTTGCCGCCTTCCCGGTGCTGACCGTGACCCTGGCGCTGCTGGGCCTGGACCGCTACCTCGGCATGCACTTCTTCACGAACGACGGTGGCGGCAACGCCATGATGTACGTGAACCTGATCTGGATCTGGGGCCACCCCGAGGTGTACATCCTGATCCTGCCGGCATTCGGCATCTTCTCTGAAGTCATCGCCACGTTCTCGGGCAAGAAGCTGTTCGGCTACAAGGGCATGGTGTACGCGACCGCCGCGATCATGGTGCTGTCGTTCATCGTGTGGCTGCACCACTTCTTCACGATGGGCTCGGGCGCCAACGTCAACGCGTTCTTCGGCATCACCACCATGATCATCTCCATCCCGACCGGGGTGAAGATCTTCAACTGGCTGTTCACCATGTACCGCGGCCGCGTGCAGATGACCTCGCCGGTGCTGTGGACCCTGGGCTTCATGATCACCTTCGTGATCGGCGGCATGACCGGCGTGCTGATGGCGGTGCCGGCGGCCGACTTCGTGCTGCACAACAGCCTGTTCCTGATCGCCCACTTCCACAACGTGATCATCGGCGGCGTGCTGTTCGGCTACCTGGCCGGCATCACCTACTGGTGGCCGAAGGCGTTCGGCTTCAAGCTGAACGAGCGCCTGGGCAAGGCTTCGTTCTGGTGCTGGCTGGTGGGCTTCTACTTCGCCTTCATGCCGCTGTACGTGCTGGGCCTGATGGGCATGACCCGCCGCCTGAACCACACCGACAACCCGGCCTGGACGCCGTGGCTGTACCTGGCCGTGGTGGGCGTGGTGTTCGTCGCGCTGGGCATCTTCTTCCAGGTGCTGCAGATCGTGGTGTCGATCCGCGACCGCAAGAAGCTGGCCGACGTCACTGGCGACCCGTGGGGCGGCCGCACGCTGGAGTGGGCCACCTCGTCGCCGCCGCCGTTCTACAACTTCGCGCACACCCCGGTGGTGCGTGACCTGGACGCGTTCGCCGACATGAAGGCGCGCGGCGAGACCCTGCCGACCGAAGGCTACGAGAAGATCCACATGCCCAAGAACACGGGCGCGGGCTTCATCATCGGCGCCTTCAGCCTGGTGTTCGGCTTCGCCCTGACCTGGCACATCTGGTGGCTGGCCATCGTTGGCCTGGTGGGTATGATCTGGGCGTTCATCCACCGCAGCAACGACGACCACATCGACTACTACGTGCCGGCCACCGAGGTCGAGCAGATCGAAACGCGCCATCTGCAGCGCATTGCTTCGCAAGCCTGA
- a CDS encoding MaoC family dehydratase, whose protein sequence is MLYFEDFEVGSRRELGSYLVTEEEILSFARQYDPQPFHIDKEAASNSIYGGLISSGWMTCSIMMRLLVLSTTGKSASMGSPGVDEIRWLKPVYAGDTLTVVLNVLDSRPSQSKPDRGVVHTQWEATNQRGELVCTVKGMGMYGRRPA, encoded by the coding sequence ATGCTGTATTTCGAGGATTTTGAAGTCGGCAGCCGCCGTGAACTGGGCTCCTACCTCGTCACCGAGGAAGAGATCCTGAGCTTCGCCCGCCAGTACGATCCGCAGCCGTTCCATATCGACAAGGAAGCCGCCAGCAACAGCATCTACGGCGGCCTGATCTCGAGCGGCTGGATGACGTGCTCGATCATGATGCGGCTGCTGGTGCTGAGCACCACCGGCAAGTCGGCCAGCATGGGCTCGCCCGGCGTCGACGAGATCCGCTGGCTCAAGCCGGTCTATGCCGGCGACACGCTCACCGTGGTGCTGAACGTGCTCGACAGCCGGCCGTCGCAGTCCAAGCCGGATCGCGGCGTGGTCCATACCCAGTGGGAGGCGACCAACCAGCGCGGCGAGCTGGTGTGCACCGTCAAGGGCATGGGCATGTACGGCCGCCGGCCGGCGTAA
- a CDS encoding NUDIX domain-containing protein → MTDKTQRGTQLPATSPGLSENDDALKEVCVASATVHRGKFLTLKQDIVRLPDGKQTGREYVVHPGAVMMIPLFDDGSVLLERQFRYPIGEVMLEFPAGKLDPEEGAQRCGERELLEETGYRAARWDYLTRIHPVISYSTEFIDILLARDLTHGEAQLDDGEFLETFIAPAGQVIDWVRSGRITDVKTIIGAFWLEKVISGAWQPGEQPMPAYGAAQR, encoded by the coding sequence ATGACCGACAAGACCCAACGCGGTACCCAACTTCCCGCCACATCCCCCGGACTGTCCGAGAACGACGACGCACTGAAGGAAGTGTGCGTGGCGTCGGCCACGGTCCATCGCGGCAAGTTCCTTACCCTGAAGCAGGACATCGTCAGGCTGCCCGACGGCAAGCAGACCGGGCGCGAGTACGTGGTCCATCCCGGCGCGGTGATGATGATCCCGCTGTTCGATGATGGCAGCGTGCTGCTGGAGCGCCAGTTCCGCTATCCGATAGGAGAGGTGATGCTGGAATTCCCCGCAGGCAAGCTCGATCCCGAAGAGGGCGCGCAGCGTTGCGGCGAACGCGAGCTGCTCGAGGAAACCGGCTACCGCGCCGCGCGCTGGGACTACCTGACGCGCATCCATCCGGTGATTTCGTATTCGACCGAGTTCATCGATATCCTGCTGGCGCGAGACCTGACGCATGGCGAGGCGCAGCTGGACGACGGTGAATTCCTGGAAACCTTCATCGCGCCGGCCGGGCAAGTCATAGACTGGGTGCGGAGCGGCCGCATCACCGACGTGAAGACCATCATCGGCGCATTCTGGCTGGAAAAAGTGATCTCCGGAGCCTGGCAGCCGGGGGAACAGCCCATGCCGGCGTATGGGGCGGCACAACGGTGA
- a CDS encoding DUF1178 family protein: protein MKVLDLRCAHDHRFEGWFASEEEAQSQISRDLVQCPVCGDHAVTRLPSAPRLNLSGATAREGKARPAPPAAAPVTLQALYMKAVKQVLAQTEDVGDRFAEEARRMHYDEAPERGIRGSASPEEVQALAEEGIETFPLVVPDALKQTAH from the coding sequence ATGAAGGTGCTCGACCTGCGCTGCGCGCATGACCATCGTTTCGAGGGCTGGTTTGCCTCGGAGGAAGAGGCGCAGTCGCAAATCTCGCGTGACCTGGTCCAATGCCCGGTCTGTGGCGACCACGCCGTGACCCGGCTGCCCAGCGCGCCGCGCCTGAACCTGTCGGGTGCGACCGCGCGCGAGGGCAAGGCCAGGCCGGCGCCGCCGGCAGCCGCACCGGTGACACTGCAAGCGCTCTATATGAAGGCAGTGAAGCAGGTGCTGGCGCAGACCGAGGACGTTGGCGACCGCTTTGCCGAGGAGGCAAGGCGCATGCACTATGACGAGGCGCCGGAACGCGGCATCCGCGGTTCGGCCTCGCCGGAGGAGGTGCAGGCGCTGGCCGAGGAGGGCATCGAGACCTTTCCGCTCGTGGTGCCGGATGCGCTGAAGCAGACGGCTCACTGA
- a CDS encoding DUF2818 family protein, with protein MSASASGWFVILLALVCANLPFVNQRLFVVIPLRQARKPLWLRLLELIVWFGVAGAAGFAVEANLGGTFTQGWQFYAITACMMLVFAFPGFTWQYLVKHRTA; from the coding sequence ATGAGCGCCTCCGCAAGCGGCTGGTTTGTCATCCTGCTGGCACTGGTCTGTGCGAACCTACCGTTCGTCAACCAGCGCCTGTTCGTGGTGATTCCGCTGCGGCAGGCGCGCAAGCCGCTGTGGCTGCGCCTGCTCGAACTGATCGTCTGGTTCGGCGTGGCCGGCGCAGCGGGCTTTGCGGTGGAAGCCAACCTGGGCGGCACATTTACGCAGGGCTGGCAGTTCTACGCCATCACCGCCTGCATGATGCTGGTGTTTGCCTTCCCCGGCTTCACCTGGCAATACCTCGTCAAACACCGCACGGCCTGA
- a CDS encoding acyl-CoA dehydrogenase family protein: protein MDLNYSASDDAFREEVRSWLEANLPADIRSKILNHRRPNRDDLVRWHKILAGKGWSAPHWPVQYGGTGWNATQRHIWDEENARVGAPGVLPFGVAMVAPVIMKYGNEQQKSYYLPRILDCTDWWCQGYSEPGSGSDLASLKTRAELTSDGKHYIVNGQKTWTTLGQHADMIFCLVRTDPEAKKQEGISFLLIDMKTPGITVRPIIMLDEEHEVNEVFFDNVKVPVENRVGEENKGWTYAKYLLGHERTGIARVGNSKRELGFLKRVARQQQKNGKPLLEDPVFGAKVAALEIELMALEITVLRVVSSEAAGKGPGPEASMLKIKGTEIQQLLTELMVEAVGPYAQPFDTAYLECETEHAVTGYDDAAPLAAYYFNYRKTSIYGGSNEIQKNIISQMILGL from the coding sequence ATGGATCTCAACTACTCGGCGTCCGACGATGCCTTCCGCGAGGAAGTGCGTAGCTGGCTCGAAGCCAACTTGCCGGCGGACATCCGCAGCAAGATTCTCAACCACCGCCGTCCGAACCGCGACGACCTGGTGCGCTGGCACAAGATTCTGGCCGGCAAGGGCTGGTCGGCGCCGCACTGGCCGGTGCAGTACGGCGGCACCGGCTGGAACGCCACCCAGCGCCATATCTGGGACGAAGAGAATGCCCGCGTCGGCGCGCCCGGCGTGCTGCCGTTCGGCGTGGCCATGGTCGCGCCGGTGATCATGAAGTACGGCAACGAGCAGCAGAAGTCGTACTACCTGCCGCGCATCCTCGACTGCACCGACTGGTGGTGCCAGGGCTATTCGGAACCGGGCTCGGGTTCGGACCTGGCCTCGCTGAAGACCCGCGCCGAACTGACCTCCGACGGCAAGCACTACATCGTCAACGGCCAGAAGACCTGGACCACGCTCGGCCAGCACGCCGACATGATCTTCTGCCTGGTGCGCACCGACCCCGAAGCCAAGAAGCAGGAGGGCATCTCGTTCCTGCTGATCGACATGAAGACCCCGGGCATCACGGTGCGCCCGATCATCATGCTCGACGAAGAGCACGAGGTGAACGAAGTCTTCTTCGACAACGTCAAGGTGCCGGTCGAGAACCGCGTCGGCGAAGAGAACAAGGGCTGGACCTACGCCAAGTACCTGCTCGGTCATGAGCGCACCGGCATTGCCCGCGTCGGCAATTCCAAGCGCGAGCTGGGCTTCCTCAAGCGCGTGGCGCGCCAGCAGCAGAAGAACGGCAAGCCGCTGCTGGAAGATCCGGTGTTCGGCGCCAAGGTGGCCGCGCTGGAAATCGAGCTGATGGCGCTGGAGATCACCGTGCTGCGCGTGGTGTCGAGCGAAGCGGCGGGCAAGGGCCCCGGCCCCGAGGCCTCGATGCTGAAGATCAAGGGCACCGAGATCCAGCAACTGCTGACCGAGCTGATGGTCGAGGCCGTCGGCCCGTACGCGCAGCCGTTCGACACCGCCTACCTGGAGTGCGAGACCGAGCACGCCGTGACCGGCTACGACGACGCCGCGCCGCTGGCCGCGTACTACTTCAACTATCGCAAGACCTCCATCTACGGCGGGTCCAACGAAATTCAGAAGAACATCATCAGCCAGATGATTCTGGGGCTGTGA
- the nuoN gene encoding NADH-quinone oxidoreductase subunit NuoN, which yields MQPSSTLAPVAPIIFLAIAIAAINWIDLARGKGKQSVAYPLSLLTTLVLTAWFGINAATGETHYAFANLVVIDPMANVLSAFCAAGLFVTLVYTRRYLAERDMFAGEFYMLALFTLGGQIVMITGNNFLTLYLGLELLSLSSYALVALRRESRVTSESAMKYFVLGALASGFLLYGISMMYGATGSLNLGEVFRAVESGRINTTMLAFGVVFIVAGLSFKLGAAPFHMWIPDIYQGSPTAVTLLIAGGPKVAAFALFIRVLVEGLLPLASDWQMMLVVLSIISLAIGNLTAIVQSNLKRMLAYSTISHMGFVLLGLLSGVVANKADGAADAYSSAMFYSVTYLLTTLGTFGIILLRTSKGFEAETLEDLKGMSRRNPWFAFLMLVMMFSLAGIPPTVGFYAKLAVLDAVVKAGMTWLAVVAVLFSLIGAFYYLRIVKLMYFDAPAGEEQLEATFGLRSMLSVNGAAVILLGLFPAALMNLCYQAIRSSLGS from the coding sequence ATGCAACCGTCCTCGACACTCGCCCCCGTGGCGCCGATCATCTTCCTGGCGATCGCCATCGCCGCGATCAACTGGATCGACCTGGCCCGCGGCAAGGGCAAGCAGAGCGTGGCGTATCCGCTGTCGCTGCTGACCACGCTGGTGCTGACCGCCTGGTTCGGCATCAACGCCGCCACTGGCGAGACCCACTACGCGTTCGCCAACCTGGTCGTGATCGACCCGATGGCCAACGTGCTGTCGGCATTCTGCGCCGCCGGCCTGTTCGTCACGCTGGTCTATACGCGCCGCTACCTGGCCGAGCGCGACATGTTCGCCGGCGAGTTCTACATGCTGGCGCTGTTCACGCTGGGCGGCCAGATCGTGATGATCACCGGCAACAACTTCCTGACCCTGTACCTGGGCCTGGAACTGCTGTCGCTGTCGTCGTACGCGCTGGTGGCGCTGCGCCGCGAGTCGCGCGTGACCTCCGAATCGGCCATGAAGTACTTCGTGCTGGGCGCGCTGGCTTCGGGCTTCCTGCTGTACGGCATCTCGATGATGTACGGCGCCACCGGTTCGCTGAACCTGGGCGAGGTGTTCCGCGCGGTCGAGTCCGGCCGCATCAACACCACCATGCTGGCCTTCGGCGTGGTCTTCATCGTCGCCGGCCTGTCGTTCAAGCTGGGCGCCGCGCCGTTCCACATGTGGATTCCGGATATCTACCAGGGCTCGCCGACCGCGGTGACGCTGCTGATCGCCGGCGGCCCGAAGGTGGCGGCGTTCGCGCTGTTCATCCGCGTGCTGGTCGAAGGCCTGCTGCCGCTGGCCAGCGACTGGCAGATGATGCTGGTGGTGCTGTCGATCATCTCGCTGGCGATCGGCAACCTGACCGCGATCGTGCAGAGCAACCTGAAGCGGATGCTGGCGTACTCGACCATCTCGCACATGGGCTTCGTGCTGCTGGGCCTGCTGTCGGGCGTGGTCGCCAACAAGGCCGACGGCGCCGCCGATGCCTACAGCTCGGCGATGTTCTACTCGGTCACCTACCTGCTGACCACGCTGGGCACCTTCGGCATCATCCTGCTGCGCACCAGCAAGGGCTTCGAGGCCGAGACCCTGGAAGACCTGAAGGGCATGTCGCGCCGCAACCCGTGGTTTGCCTTCCTGATGCTGGTGATGATGTTCTCGCTGGCGGGCATCCCGCCGACCGTGGGCTTCTACGCCAAGCTGGCGGTGCTCGACGCGGTGGTCAAGGCCGGCATGACCTGGCTGGCGGTGGTGGCGGTGCTGTTCTCGCTGATCGGCGCGTTCTACTACCTGCGCATCGTCAAGCTGATGTACTTCGACGCGCCCGCCGGCGAAGAGCAACTGGAAGCCACCTTCGGCCTGCGTTCGATGCTGAGCGTCAACGGCGCCGCGGTGATCCTGCTGGGCCTGTTCCCGGCCGCGCTGATGAACCTGTGCTACCAGGCCATCCGCTCGTCGCTGGGTTCCTGA
- a CDS encoding acyl-CoA dehydrogenase family protein encodes MNFNLSDEQKQLADAVRRFIDKDYGFEERKKRYESAAGYGDTAWGALAELGLTALPVPEAQGGFAGKALDMMVVQQELGRGLIVEPYLATVVGAYALGLAGGQDALLEQVAGGGLKLAVAFNEPQARYELNNVRVAARDGKLNGRKTVVVHGGQADQLIVSARSSGADADRDGISLFLVDARGAGVSIKDYRTIDNLRAADITFQDAPAQLLGEAGKGFALVEQAADYAAVLLCAEAVGVMDTLNAATLEYAKTRQQFGVPIARFQALQHRMVEMFIHAEQSRSITLLAAARFEEATPEQRRRYVSAAKARVGQAARTVGQEAVQIHGGMGVTNELPAAHMFKRLTMINTTFGDVDHHLGRFAAQPGFQEAA; translated from the coding sequence ATGAACTTCAATCTCAGCGACGAACAGAAGCAGCTGGCCGACGCCGTCCGCCGTTTCATCGACAAGGACTACGGTTTCGAGGAGCGCAAGAAGCGCTACGAAAGCGCCGCCGGCTACGGCGACACCGCATGGGGCGCATTGGCCGAGCTCGGCCTGACCGCGCTGCCGGTGCCCGAAGCGCAGGGCGGCTTTGCCGGCAAGGCGCTGGACATGATGGTGGTGCAGCAGGAACTGGGCCGCGGCCTGATCGTCGAGCCCTACCTGGCCACCGTGGTGGGCGCCTACGCGCTGGGCCTGGCTGGCGGCCAGGACGCGCTGCTGGAGCAGGTCGCCGGCGGCGGGCTGAAGCTGGCGGTGGCATTCAACGAGCCGCAGGCGCGCTATGAGCTGAACAACGTGCGCGTTGCCGCGCGCGACGGCAAGCTCAACGGCCGCAAGACCGTGGTGGTGCACGGCGGCCAGGCCGACCAGCTGATCGTGTCGGCGCGCAGCAGCGGCGCCGATGCCGACCGGGACGGCATCTCGCTGTTCCTGGTCGATGCCAGGGGCGCGGGCGTCAGCATCAAGGACTACCGCACCATCGACAACCTGCGCGCCGCCGATATCACCTTCCAGGACGCGCCCGCGCAATTGCTGGGCGAAGCCGGCAAGGGCTTCGCGCTGGTCGAGCAGGCGGCCGACTACGCCGCGGTGCTGCTGTGTGCCGAGGCCGTGGGCGTGATGGACACGCTCAATGCCGCGACGCTGGAGTACGCCAAGACGCGCCAGCAGTTCGGCGTGCCGATCGCGCGCTTCCAGGCGTTGCAGCACCGCATGGTCGAGATGTTCATCCACGCCGAGCAGTCGCGCTCGATCACGCTGCTGGCCGCGGCGCGCTTCGAGGAGGCCACGCCGGAACAGCGGCGCCGCTACGTCTCCGCCGCCAAGGCGCGCGTGGGCCAGGCCGCGCGCACGGTCGGCCAGGAGGCGGTGCAGATCCACGGCGGCATGGGCGTGACCAACGAACTGCCGGCCGCGCATATGTTCAAGCGGCTGACCATGATCAACACTACCTTCGGCGACGTGGACCATCACCTGGGCCGGTTCGCCGCCCAGCCCGGATTCCAGGAAGCTGCCTGA